A genomic region of Kluyveromyces marxianus DMKU3-1042 DNA, complete genome, chromosome 5 contains the following coding sequences:
- the RPS25B gene encoding 40S ribosomal protein eS25 has product MPPKQQLSKAAKAAAAMAGGKKSKKKWSKKSHKDKAKHAVVLDQEKFDRIMKEAPTYRYVSVSVLVDRFKLGGSLARVALRHLENEGIIKPVSKHSKQAIYTRAAASE; this is encoded by the coding sequence ATGCCTCCAAAACAACAATTGTCCAAAGCCGCTAAGGCCGCCGCTGCCATGGCTGGTGGTAAGaagtccaagaagaagtggtCTAAGAAATCCCACAAGGACAAGGCTAAGCACGCTGTTGTCTTGgaccaagaaaaattcGACAGAATCATGAAGGAAGCTCCAACCTACAGATACGTTTCCGTCTCTGTATTGGTTGACAGATTTAAGTTGGGTGGTTCCTTGGCCAGAGTTGCTTTGAGACACTTGGAAAACGAAGGTATCATCAAGCCAGTCTCCAAGCACTCCAAGCAAGCTATCTACACCAGAGCTGCTGCCTCTGAATAA